Proteins from one Nitrobacteraceae bacterium AZCC 2146 genomic window:
- a CDS encoding DNA-binding GntR family transcriptional regulator (product_source=COG1802; cath_funfam=1.10.10.10,1.20.120.530; cog=COG1802; ko=KO:K22293; pfam=PF00392,PF07729; smart=SM00345,SM00895; superfamily=46785,48008), producing the protein MLLRDNVYDSLRDDILTCRLAPGDDMREQELAERYAVSRQPVREALLRLEREHLVTVQPRQGYRVNPISLGDARDLLRFRLALEPACVAEAIEHASAEVLLALNEFRSFSGNREEFIAYNRAFHSALAHASGNRRMAVAACDLIEQADRLVRVSLANVKGHDPAQLVAEHADLIDAMQRRDGRGAGRIIRAHIQKTEKRVLPALARNAVII; encoded by the coding sequence ATGCTTTTGCGCGATAATGTCTATGATTCACTGCGGGATGATATCCTGACATGTCGGTTGGCGCCGGGAGATGATATGCGGGAGCAAGAACTCGCCGAGCGTTATGCGGTCAGCCGTCAACCGGTTCGCGAAGCTTTGCTGCGGCTGGAGCGCGAGCATCTGGTGACGGTTCAGCCGCGGCAGGGATACCGGGTCAATCCGATTTCGCTGGGGGACGCGCGCGACCTGCTGCGCTTTCGTCTTGCGCTAGAGCCGGCCTGCGTGGCCGAGGCGATCGAGCATGCTTCAGCTGAGGTTCTGTTGGCGCTCAACGAGTTCCGGTCGTTCTCCGGCAACCGCGAAGAGTTCATCGCCTACAATCGCGCCTTCCATTCGGCGCTGGCCCATGCTTCCGGAAATCGGCGCATGGCCGTCGCCGCCTGCGATCTGATCGAGCAGGCCGATCGTCTGGTTCGCGTCAGCCTTGCGAACGTCAAGGGCCACGATCCCGCACAGCTCGTTGCCGAACATGCCGACCTGATCGATGCGATGCAGCGCCGCGACGGGCGCGGCGCCGGCCGGATCATCCGGGCTCACATCCAAAAAACCGAAAAGCGCGTCCTGCCTGCCTTGGCCAGGAACGCGGTCATTATCTAA
- a CDS encoding putative MFS transporter (product_source=KO:K08369; cath_funfam=1.20.1250.20; cog=COG0477; ko=KO:K08369; pfam=PF00083; superfamily=103473; transmembrane_helix_parts=Inside_1_20,TMhelix_21_43,Outside_44_57,TMhelix_58_80,Inside_81_91,TMhelix_92_114,Outside_115_117,TMhelix_118_140,Inside_141_146,TMhelix_147_169,Outside_170_172,TMhelix_173_192,Inside_193_255,TMhelix_256_278,Outside_279_287,TMhelix_288_310,Inside_311_321,TMhelix_322_339,Outside_340_348,TMhelix_349_368,Inside_369_380,TMhelix_381_403,Outside_404_407,TMhelix_408_430,Inside_431_455), with protein MPTSVNAGGRLDRLPIGPFHYRIMLLIGIGMFFDGFDIYLAGTVLGVTLKTGFSTLGQNAIFISATFVGMMVGSFGTGFLGDRFGRRFTYQFNLLLFGISSLAAAFAPNMTILIACRFVMGIGLGAENVVGYSTMTEFVPAKSRGKWLGMMAVCVVTGLPAALLVASFVVPIFGWRAMFVIGGVGGLVVWYLRKNLPESPRWLEAVGRKEEAEALMQSIEREAAQGQTLPAPAIAPTVAPSGDLATLFTQPLLSRMIVGSVCLITINTLLYGFVTWLPVFFIKQGLSVATSFSYALLMALGAPVGSAIGAVTADRWGRKPTIVGSSLTAVVLGIIYPMISDPIMLPAVGFLLTIPIYILVALLFGVYIPELFPTEVRLRASGIVNTLGRGATIVTPFLVVILFEARGVAGVMALMIGLLVVQIITVAALGIETRHRRLEELKGEEAALAALKQVS; from the coding sequence ATGCCAACTTCAGTAAACGCCGGAGGCCGCCTCGATCGGCTTCCGATCGGGCCATTTCACTACCGGATCATGCTGCTGATCGGCATTGGAATGTTTTTCGACGGCTTTGATATCTACCTCGCTGGCACGGTGCTGGGCGTGACCTTGAAGACCGGATTCTCCACCCTCGGACAAAATGCGATCTTCATCTCGGCAACCTTCGTCGGCATGATGGTGGGCTCGTTCGGGACCGGCTTTCTCGGCGACCGCTTCGGCCGCCGCTTCACCTATCAGTTCAATCTGCTGCTGTTCGGCATTTCGTCGTTGGCGGCGGCGTTCGCACCCAACATGACCATTCTCATCGCCTGCCGCTTCGTGATGGGCATTGGCCTGGGCGCCGAGAATGTGGTGGGCTATTCCACCATGACCGAATTCGTGCCGGCAAAATCGCGCGGCAAGTGGCTCGGCATGATGGCGGTATGCGTGGTCACCGGCCTTCCGGCCGCACTGCTGGTGGCGTCATTCGTGGTCCCGATATTCGGCTGGCGCGCGATGTTCGTCATCGGTGGCGTCGGCGGACTGGTCGTCTGGTATCTGCGCAAGAATTTGCCGGAATCGCCGCGCTGGTTGGAAGCTGTCGGTCGCAAGGAAGAAGCTGAAGCGCTGATGCAAAGCATCGAGCGCGAAGCTGCACAGGGCCAGACATTGCCGGCGCCAGCGATTGCGCCCACCGTTGCTCCGTCCGGCGATCTTGCAACGCTGTTCACACAACCGTTGCTCTCGCGGATGATTGTTGGTTCGGTCTGCCTGATTACCATCAACACGCTGTTGTACGGTTTCGTGACCTGGCTGCCGGTATTCTTCATCAAGCAGGGACTGAGCGTGGCAACGTCGTTCAGCTATGCGCTGCTGATGGCATTGGGCGCTCCAGTCGGCTCGGCCATCGGCGCCGTGACGGCGGATCGCTGGGGCCGCAAGCCGACCATCGTCGGTTCGTCGCTGACCGCCGTAGTTCTCGGGATCATCTATCCGATGATCTCGGATCCGATCATGCTGCCGGCCGTTGGCTTCTTGTTGACGATCCCGATCTATATTCTGGTGGCGCTCCTGTTCGGCGTTTACATTCCCGAACTGTTTCCGACCGAAGTACGGCTGCGTGCTTCAGGCATCGTCAACACTTTGGGGCGCGGCGCGACGATCGTAACGCCGTTCCTTGTCGTCATTTTGTTCGAGGCCCGCGGCGTTGCCGGTGTGATGGCCCTGATGATCGGGCTTCTCGTTGTTCAGATTATCACCGTCGCAGCGCTGGGAATTGAAACACGCCACCGTCGGCTTGAAGAGCTGAAGGGCGAAGAAGCGGCGCTAGCGGCGCTAAAGCAGGTATCGTGA
- a CDS encoding acyl-CoA reductase-like NAD-dependent aldehyde dehydrogenase (product_source=COG1012; cath_funfam=3.40.309.10,3.40.605.10; cog=COG1012; pfam=PF00171; superfamily=53720) produces the protein MNSPATPAVSDVETHGNFVDGRQIEAGDGTLLDVRNPATGEIIARIPNSTAADIDRAMKSARAAFEGREWGGMDIRSRARLVNRLADAFQANLDTLYRLETLNNGRPLNETRAQLGRLPDFFRYFAGLALARRDSVIPVEGDYLNYTLRTPIGVVANCTPFNHPLMIMCKSLAAVLASGCTTVVKPSEYTPLTTLKLAQIFTEAGLPPGVFNVVLGLGQSAGKMLAEHPDINKLVLTGGTEAGRIAGGAAAKVFAHQTMELGGKTPVMVFDDFDIDQAVNYAAFGAFIGAGQTCVCASRHIVQATIYDEFVEKLKRKTESIRIGDPFDPATQLGPVISAKQRDRVLTYSRFGHEDGARLVTGGVAADVPGHEGGYFVKPTVFADVRSDMRIFQEEVFGPFTSVTPFKDEADALRLANDSPFGLAAAIRTCDVGRAHRVASRVRAGIVWVNDHHRLDPASPWGGVDDSGIGSEFGTESFDDHFNTKSVMVATAEKDFDWYRDTAGQKRLN, from the coding sequence ATGAACAGTCCCGCAACCCCCGCGGTTTCAGACGTTGAAACGCATGGTAATTTCGTCGATGGACGGCAGATCGAGGCTGGCGACGGAACGTTGCTCGACGTGCGCAATCCGGCAACCGGCGAGATCATCGCGCGGATCCCCAATTCGACTGCCGCAGACATTGATCGTGCGATGAAGAGCGCCCGCGCGGCGTTCGAGGGGCGTGAATGGGGCGGCATGGATATCCGCAGCCGTGCCCGCCTGGTGAACCGGCTGGCCGACGCGTTCCAGGCCAATCTCGATACGCTCTATCGCCTCGAGACATTGAACAACGGTCGCCCCCTGAACGAGACCCGCGCCCAGCTCGGCAGGTTGCCGGATTTCTTCCGCTACTTTGCGGGTCTGGCGCTGGCACGCCGTGACTCCGTGATCCCGGTCGAAGGCGACTATCTGAACTACACCTTGCGCACGCCGATCGGCGTCGTCGCCAACTGCACGCCGTTCAATCATCCGCTGATGATCATGTGCAAGTCGCTCGCCGCCGTGCTGGCATCGGGCTGCACCACAGTCGTCAAGCCGTCGGAATATACCCCGCTGACCACGCTGAAGCTGGCGCAGATCTTCACCGAGGCCGGCCTGCCGCCCGGGGTGTTCAACGTCGTTCTCGGCCTCGGCCAGAGCGCCGGCAAGATGCTGGCCGAGCATCCCGATATCAACAAGCTGGTGCTGACCGGCGGCACCGAAGCCGGCCGCATCGCCGGCGGCGCTGCCGCAAAGGTGTTTGCGCATCAGACCATGGAGCTCGGCGGCAAGACGCCCGTGATGGTTTTCGACGATTTCGACATCGATCAGGCCGTCAACTATGCCGCTTTCGGCGCCTTCATTGGCGCTGGACAAACCTGCGTCTGCGCCTCGCGGCACATCGTGCAGGCTACGATCTACGACGAATTCGTCGAGAAGCTGAAGCGCAAGACCGAGTCCATCCGGATCGGTGATCCGTTCGATCCAGCGACCCAGCTTGGCCCGGTGATTTCGGCCAAACAGCGCGATCGCGTGCTGACCTATTCCCGATTTGGCCACGAGGATGGTGCGCGGCTCGTCACCGGCGGCGTCGCGGCCGATGTGCCCGGTCATGAGGGTGGCTATTTCGTCAAGCCGACCGTGTTTGCGGATGTCCGCTCCGACATGCGGATCTTCCAGGAGGAAGTGTTTGGGCCGTTCACATCGGTGACGCCGTTCAAGGACGAGGCGGACGCCCTGCGGCTGGCCAACGACTCGCCGTTCGGCCTTGCCGCCGCGATCCGCACCTGCGACGTGGGACGCGCACACCGCGTGGCATCACGTGTCAGGGCTGGCATCGTCTGGGTCAACGACCATCACCGTCTCGATCCGGCATCGCCGTGGGGCGGCGTTGATGACAGCGGCATCGGCAGCGAATTCGGCACAGAAAGTTTCGACGATCACTTCAATACCAAGAGCGTGATGGTCGCGACCGCCGAAAAGGATTTTGACTGGTATCGGGACACGGCCGGTCAAAAACGATTGAACTAA
- a CDS encoding peptidoglycan/xylan/chitin deacetylase (PgdA/CDA1 family) (product_source=COG0726; cath_funfam=3.20.20.370; cog=COG0726; pfam=PF01522; superfamily=88713), with protein sequence MKESKLPSGWPHDRQIALSVSVMLEGWTDDSAPGIGPMGNPLKAGVLDLQGQSWAAYGPQVGAWRLLDTLEATGVKAVFYVSGILAEKYPDLLKAIVATGHEVAAHSWGQNIVPAYQSKAEEKADLQRCISALQTASGTRPRGWISPRCTPSQSTSELLAEAGFAWHGDVFDTDLPYRMQTPSGPLTAVPFTMEVNDMPLYIRYGNEPEAFTRILQRILENGAAIPRKPFCLDLTVHAHVFGRPFGAIEFARSLNIARQHQATTWLTDHGTLADQFSKLNQAGT encoded by the coding sequence ATGAAAGAATCGAAGCTACCATCGGGCTGGCCACACGATCGGCAGATCGCTCTATCTGTCAGCGTCATGCTCGAAGGCTGGACCGACGACAGCGCGCCCGGGATCGGGCCGATGGGCAATCCGCTGAAAGCCGGCGTGCTCGATCTGCAAGGACAATCCTGGGCGGCGTATGGCCCGCAGGTCGGCGCATGGCGGCTGCTTGACACGCTGGAAGCGACTGGTGTGAAAGCCGTATTCTATGTCAGCGGCATTCTCGCAGAGAAATATCCTGATCTGTTGAAGGCGATCGTTGCGACCGGCCATGAGGTCGCTGCGCATAGTTGGGGACAGAACATCGTTCCCGCCTATCAAAGCAAGGCTGAAGAAAAGGCCGATCTGCAGCGCTGCATTTCGGCGCTGCAGACCGCTTCGGGCACCCGGCCGCGCGGCTGGATCAGCCCGCGATGCACGCCAAGTCAGAGCACGTCCGAGTTGCTCGCCGAAGCAGGTTTCGCGTGGCATGGCGACGTGTTCGATACCGACCTCCCCTATCGGATGCAGACACCGTCCGGGCCGCTGACGGCCGTGCCATTCACGATGGAAGTGAATGATATGCCGCTCTACATCCGCTACGGCAATGAGCCCGAAGCGTTCACACGGATTTTGCAGCGCATTCTCGAAAATGGCGCGGCAATTCCTCGCAAGCCGTTTTGTCTCGACCTGACGGTCCATGCCCATGTGTTCGGCCGACCGTTCGGCGCGATCGAATTCGCCAGGTCGCTGAACATCGCCAGGCAGCATCAGGCCACGACCTGGCTCACCGACCACGGCACGCTTGCAGACCAGTTCTCGAAGCTGAACCAGGCCGGAACGTAA
- a CDS encoding DNA-binding transcriptional LysR family regulator (product_source=COG0583; cath_funfam=1.10.10.10,3.40.190.10; cog=COG0583; pfam=PF00126,PF03466; superfamily=46785,53850) → MRDVVAGGEWLNGHVHLLRLAGMSSVTVSTVPLYANLLDLLFKISNNKTMKTKKVDDLWSHVHWLGVLSDMGSFTAAAERLGVSKAAMSHRVSELEQAAGVPLVRRTTRSMRLTEAGQRLVDTTRSSFAEIERNFASVRDLAGVPQGLLRITAPVALGRQQIVPLIPDFLRLYPGIRIELELSDHLSSLAREGFDLAVRHVASVPDTHVAWRLCPTDSLLVASRSYLRRRGTPTAPGDLGSHDCLHYLRGSVVPTWTLAPKKGKGDRVTLQIAGSFAANNSEALREAALGGLGIALVPDFSAQSDIRTGKLQIVLPEWRVAGAFGDQLFAIRPYAPHVPRTVQMFVTFLRKSLSKGFQ, encoded by the coding sequence ATGCGTGACGTCGTCGCTGGCGGTGAATGGCTGAACGGTCATGTTCATCTCCTGAGGCTGGCCGGGATGTCCTCAGTAACGGTTTCGACCGTCCCGCTATATGCCAATTTGTTGGACTTACTGTTCAAAATATCGAACAATAAAACCATGAAAACGAAGAAGGTTGATGACCTCTGGTCGCATGTGCATTGGCTTGGCGTGCTTTCCGATATGGGAAGCTTCACCGCGGCTGCCGAGCGGCTCGGCGTAAGCAAGGCCGCGATGAGTCACCGTGTCAGCGAGCTGGAACAGGCCGCTGGCGTCCCGCTCGTACGGCGGACGACGCGAAGCATGCGCCTGACCGAAGCCGGCCAGCGTCTGGTGGATACCACGCGCTCGTCCTTCGCGGAGATCGAACGGAATTTCGCGTCGGTGAGGGATCTTGCTGGTGTGCCGCAAGGGCTGCTGCGCATCACCGCTCCGGTCGCATTGGGCCGGCAGCAGATCGTACCGCTGATCCCGGATTTCTTGCGCTTGTACCCTGGCATTCGCATCGAACTCGAACTGTCCGACCACTTAAGCTCGTTGGCGAGGGAGGGGTTCGACCTCGCGGTGCGGCACGTCGCCAGCGTTCCGGATACGCACGTTGCCTGGCGGCTGTGTCCGACAGATTCCCTGCTGGTGGCCAGTCGTAGCTATCTTCGCCGACGCGGGACACCCACCGCGCCGGGTGATCTCGGCAGCCACGACTGTCTGCACTATTTGCGCGGCAGTGTCGTGCCGACGTGGACGCTTGCGCCAAAAAAAGGCAAGGGCGACCGCGTAACCCTGCAGATAGCGGGCAGCTTTGCGGCCAACAACAGCGAAGCGCTGCGCGAAGCCGCGCTGGGAGGACTCGGCATCGCTTTGGTGCCGGATTTCAGCGCGCAGAGCGACATCCGCACTGGCAAGCTGCAGATTGTGCTGCCGGAGTGGCGCGTGGCAGGCGCGTTCGGCGACCAGTTGTTTGCGATCCGGCCCTATGCGCCCCACGTGCCGCGCACCGTGCAGATGTTCGTCACGTTCCTGCGCAAAAGTCTCAGCAAAGGATTTCAGTGA
- a CDS encoding hypothetical protein (product_source=Hypo-rule applied; superfamily=54909), whose protein sequence is MYAAIRQGKAKTGMAEELARRIKEGAIPIISDVEGFMAYYVVYAPDDTVTAISIFNNYAGAEESNRRGIVWIEENLSPLLIGPATAIAGPVIVHTLA, encoded by the coding sequence ATGTACGCCGCCATTCGTCAGGGCAAGGCAAAGACCGGCATGGCCGAAGAGCTGGCACGCAGGATCAAAGAGGGTGCCATTCCGATCATCAGTGACGTCGAAGGTTTCATGGCCTACTACGTGGTCTATGCGCCAGATGATACTGTGACGGCGATCAGCATCTTCAACAATTATGCGGGAGCCGAGGAGTCAAACAGACGCGGAATCGTGTGGATCGAGGAGAATCTCTCGCCTCTGCTCATCGGACCAGCCACAGCGATAGCCGGGCCGGTGATCGTTCATACACTGGCATAA
- a CDS encoding 3-oxoadipate enol-lactonase (product_source=KO:K01055; cath_funfam=3.40.50.1820; cog=COG0596; ko=KO:K01055; pfam=PF12697; superfamily=53474) has protein sequence MNQIFADGTVNAEILGEGPPLVLFHSLLSDRTSFDRIVPNLAASFRVIVPELPGFGSSRAVEGGLAGVADRMAMLVSEAAAGQDVIVLGNGYGGFIALQMAIRHPGIAKRLILADCGAAFSEPGRDAFRGMASAARAKGLEAITPVAMRRLFAPEFQDAHPDLMRERQAAFLRTDVDVFHAACMSLAQLDLRPELSKVTVPVLVLVGDQDEATPPPMSEELNASLSNSRLTVLKGCAHVPQLQAPEGLSGSGRQFSVRRHENTRSLTRRRFQARRPSFTEILC, from the coding sequence ATGAACCAGATTTTTGCCGACGGCACCGTCAACGCCGAAATACTCGGCGAGGGACCGCCGCTGGTTCTCTTCCATTCGCTGCTGTCCGACCGCACAAGCTTCGACCGCATCGTCCCCAACCTCGCTGCAAGCTTCCGCGTCATTGTTCCCGAATTGCCCGGTTTCGGATCGTCACGCGCCGTCGAAGGAGGCCTTGCCGGGGTCGCTGACCGCATGGCTATGCTCGTAAGCGAGGCGGCTGCCGGACAGGACGTCATCGTTCTCGGGAACGGATATGGCGGTTTCATCGCGCTACAGATGGCGATCCGCCATCCCGGCATCGCCAAGCGGTTGATTCTGGCGGACTGCGGCGCTGCGTTTTCGGAGCCGGGCCGCGATGCCTTTCGCGGCATGGCATCCGCTGCGCGCGCCAAGGGCCTCGAAGCGATCACGCCGGTCGCCATGCGACGGCTCTTTGCGCCTGAATTCCAGGACGCGCACCCGGACCTGATGCGCGAACGCCAGGCCGCCTTTCTCCGTACTGACGTCGATGTTTTTCACGCGGCCTGCATGTCGCTGGCGCAGCTCGATCTACGCCCCGAACTGTCGAAGGTCACGGTGCCCGTGCTGGTTCTGGTCGGCGATCAAGACGAAGCCACCCCGCCGCCAATGTCGGAAGAGCTGAACGCGAGCTTGTCCAACTCACGCTTGACCGTCCTGAAGGGCTGCGCTCACGTTCCTCAATTGCAGGCCCCTGAGGGCCTTTCTGGAAGCGGTCGGCAATTTTCTGTTCGAAGGCACGAAAACACGCGCAGCCTGACGCGCCGACGCTTTCAGGCGCGCAGACCGTCCTTCACTGAAATCCTTTGCTGA
- a CDS encoding 3-oxoacyl-[acyl-carrier protein] reductase (product_source=KO:K00059; cath_funfam=3.40.50.720; cog=COG1028; ko=KO:K00059; pfam=PF13561; superfamily=51735), translating into MSKDGMCVIITGSASGLGAATAASLAKGGARIVVNYSSSHKEAEQTADLCRAAGAEVVVVQGDVSRDEDCKRIVAAAAPWGQLDALINNAGTTKHVAHGDMDGLSFEDFQHIFAVNTIGPYQMVRAARVMLEAGAKASGRASAVVNTSSASAFHGGGSSVAYAASKGALNTMTKSLARALAPLIRVNTVCPGYIDTPWFTKGRGAEAAAKVRDATIAKVALKVASTAEDIAGVVCFLATPQSSNMTGEIVRMDAGAHLVM; encoded by the coding sequence ATGTCTAAAGACGGTATGTGTGTGATCATCACGGGGTCGGCGTCGGGTCTCGGCGCGGCGACGGCCGCCAGTCTCGCCAAAGGCGGCGCGCGCATTGTCGTGAACTATTCGTCCAGCCACAAAGAAGCCGAGCAGACCGCCGACCTGTGCCGGGCCGCGGGTGCCGAGGTCGTCGTGGTTCAGGGTGACGTGTCCCGCGACGAGGATTGCAAGCGGATTGTCGCCGCCGCCGCGCCGTGGGGCCAGCTCGACGCGCTGATCAACAACGCCGGCACCACCAAACATGTAGCCCATGGGGATATGGACGGGCTGTCTTTCGAGGATTTTCAGCACATTTTTGCGGTGAACACGATCGGACCATACCAGATGGTTCGCGCGGCAAGAGTCATGCTGGAGGCCGGTGCGAAAGCATCCGGGCGCGCATCGGCGGTGGTCAATACGTCTTCTGCTTCGGCGTTTCATGGCGGCGGTTCGTCGGTCGCCTATGCGGCCAGCAAGGGCGCCCTCAACACGATGACGAAGTCCCTCGCCCGCGCCCTTGCGCCACTGATACGGGTCAACACCGTCTGCCCGGGATACATCGACACGCCATGGTTCACGAAGGGCCGAGGTGCCGAGGCGGCGGCCAAAGTGCGCGATGCGACGATCGCAAAGGTCGCGCTGAAAGTCGCATCGACCGCGGAAGACATTGCAGGCGTCGTTTGTTTTCTGGCAACGCCGCAATCGAGCAATATGACCGGCGAAATCGTCAGGATGGATGCGGGCGCGCATCTCGTGATGTGA
- a CDS encoding malonate-semialdehyde dehydrogenase (acetylating)/methylmalonate-semialdehyde dehydrogenase (product_source=KO:K00140; cath_funfam=3.40.309.10,3.40.605.10; cog=COG1012; ko=KO:K00140; pfam=PF00171; superfamily=53720; tigrfam=TIGR01722): MTVQPFTASDDVTHFIDGKRVPSSGTVRQPVFNPALGRVARHVALGSVNDVDAAVKSAKRAFPAWADTPPIRRARVMNKFLQLMNEHTDTFAAMITAEHGKVFSDAQGEVARGIDIIEFACGIPQLLKGDFTDQVSTGLDNWTMRQPLGVVAGVTPFNFPVMVPCWMFPVAIAAGNCFILKPSERDPSPSLLMAELLTEAGLPKGVFNVVQGDKTAVDALLQHPDVQAVSFVGSTPIAHYVHQQGSQFGKRVQALGGAKNHMVVMPDADLSQAVDALIGAGYGSAGERCMAISVAVLVGDVGDKIVPMLAERVKKLRISNGMESDAEMGPVVTKQALDRIEGYVGIGVDEGAKLLVDGRGHKVSGHEEGFFTGGTLFDHVSPSMRIYKEEIFGPVLSCVRVKDFAEAVQLINDHEYGNGVSCYTRDGNVAREFSRRILVGMVGINVPIPVPMAWHGFGGWKRSLFGDTHAYGEEGVRFYTRQKSIMQRWPESTMNGPEFAMPTAK; this comes from the coding sequence ATGACCGTTCAGCCATTCACCGCCAGCGACGACGTCACGCATTTCATCGATGGAAAACGGGTGCCGAGCTCCGGCACCGTTCGCCAGCCGGTCTTCAACCCGGCTCTGGGCAGGGTGGCGCGCCACGTCGCACTTGGGTCGGTCAATGACGTCGATGCCGCGGTCAAAAGCGCCAAGCGCGCATTCCCCGCATGGGCTGATACACCGCCAATCCGGCGCGCCCGCGTCATGAACAAGTTTCTGCAGCTGATGAACGAGCACACCGACACATTCGCCGCGATGATTACGGCGGAGCACGGCAAGGTGTTCAGCGACGCGCAAGGCGAAGTCGCACGCGGCATCGACATCATTGAATTCGCATGCGGGATCCCGCAACTCCTCAAGGGCGATTTTACCGATCAGGTGAGCACCGGCCTCGACAACTGGACCATGCGCCAGCCGCTCGGCGTCGTGGCCGGCGTCACGCCGTTCAACTTTCCTGTGATGGTCCCCTGCTGGATGTTCCCGGTCGCGATCGCCGCCGGTAACTGCTTCATTCTGAAGCCGAGCGAGCGCGACCCCTCCCCGTCCCTGCTGATGGCCGAACTGCTGACAGAGGCCGGACTGCCCAAAGGCGTCTTCAATGTCGTGCAGGGCGACAAGACAGCTGTCGATGCGCTGCTTCAGCATCCGGACGTTCAGGCCGTCAGCTTCGTCGGCTCAACGCCCATCGCCCATTATGTCCATCAGCAGGGTTCGCAATTTGGAAAGCGGGTACAGGCCCTGGGCGGCGCAAAGAACCACATGGTCGTGATGCCGGACGCGGACTTGTCGCAGGCCGTCGATGCGCTGATCGGTGCCGGGTATGGCTCCGCCGGCGAGCGCTGCATGGCGATCAGTGTGGCCGTGCTGGTCGGCGACGTCGGCGACAAGATCGTCCCGATGCTGGCCGAGCGCGTCAAGAAACTGCGGATCAGCAACGGCATGGAAAGCGACGCGGAAATGGGTCCCGTTGTCACCAAACAGGCTCTCGACCGAATCGAAGGCTATGTCGGGATCGGAGTCGACGAGGGCGCCAAGCTGCTCGTTGACGGGCGCGGCCACAAGGTCAGCGGCCACGAGGAGGGTTTTTTCACCGGCGGCACGCTGTTTGACCACGTCTCGCCGTCGATGCGAATCTACAAGGAAGAAATCTTCGGACCTGTGCTGTCTTGCGTGCGCGTCAAGGATTTCGCCGAAGCGGTCCAGCTGATCAATGACCACGAATACGGAAATGGCGTATCCTGCTACACCCGTGACGGTAACGTCGCGCGCGAATTCTCCCGCCGCATCCTTGTCGGCATGGTTGGCATCAACGTGCCGATCCCCGTACCGATGGCGTGGCACGGTTTCGGCGGCTGGAAGCGCAGCCTGTTCGGCGATACCCACGCTTACGGCGAAGAGGGCGTGCGTTTTTACACCCGGCAAAAGTCGATCATGCAGCGTTGGCCCGAAAGCACGATGAACGGACCGGAATTCGCGATGCCAACGGCGAAGTGA